From the genome of Aeromonas hydrophila subsp. hydrophila ATCC 7966:
TCACTCAGAGGATGGCCGCAAGATACTGGATGGCACTGCCGGGCTCTGGTGTTGCAACGCGGGTCATGGTCGGCGCGAGATTGCCGAGGCAGTTTCCCAGCAGATTTCTCACCTCGATTTTGCCCCCACATTCCAGATGGGGCACCCCCTGCCGTTCGAGCTGGCCAACCGGCTGGTGGAGATCGCCCCCAAGGGGCTTGGCCACGTCTTCTATACCAACTCCGGTTCGGAGTCGGTGGATACCGCGCTCAAGATCGCGCTGGCCTGGCAGCGGGCGCGCGGCCAGGGCACCCGTACCCGGCTGATCGGCCGTGAGCGCGGTTACCACGGGGTCGGCTTCGGCGGTATCTCGGTGGGTGGGATTCCCGGCAACCGCAAGTGGTTTGGCTCCCTGCTGGGCGGGGTGGATCACCTGCCCCACACCCTCAACATCGCCAAGAATGCCTTCACCAAGGGGCTGCCCGAGGAGGATGTGGCACTGGCCGACGAGCTGGAGAAGATCGTCTTCCTGCACGATGCCAGCAACATAGCGGCAGTGATTGTCGAGCCCATCGCCGGCAGTACCGGCGTGCTGATGCCCCCCAAAGGCTACCTCAAGCGGCTGCGGGAGATCTGTACCAAACATGGCATCCTGCTGATCTTCGACGAGGTGATCACCGGTTTCGGTCGCCTCGGTGCTCCCTTCGCCGCCCAGGAGTTCGACGTCATTCCCGACATGATCACCTGTGCCAAGGGGCTGACCAACGGCGCCATCCCCATGGGGGCCGTGCTGGTGAGCAACGCCATCTATGACGACATGATGGCGGCCGGCAAGGGAGCCATCGAGCTGTTCCACGGCTACACCTACTCCGGCCATCCGGTGGCCGCCGCTGCGGGCCTGGCGACCCTCGAAATCTATCGCAACGAGAACCTGCTGAGCCGCGCCGCCGATCTGGCGGGCTACTGGGAGGAGGCGGCCCATTCGCTCAAGGGCTGCAAGCACGTGAAGGATGTGCGCAACTACGGGCTGGTGGCGGGCATCGAGCTCGAATCCATGCCGGATGCGCCGGGCAAGCGCGCCTATGAGGTGTTCGTGCGCTGCTTCGAGAAGGGGGCGCTTATCCGGGTCACCGGCGACATCATCGCCCTGTCGCCGCCCCTCATCATCGAGCGCAGCCAGATCGACGATCTCTTCACCCTGCTGCAGGACGCCCTGCAGGCCCAGGACTGACTTTTAACCGGTTGATGGCGCCCGTCGCGGCGCCACTTGCCCGTGCCTGCTCCCCGGGGCGGCGCGGGCAGGCACGCATAACCCATCACGGAGGATTTATGACATACAGGGTCAGCAACTTCATCGACGGCGAGACGACCGAGAGCCGCAGCGAGCGCTTCGGAGCCATCTTCAACCCGGCCACCGGCCAGCAGCAGGGTCAGGTGGTGCTCAGCACCGCCGCCGAGTGCCAGGATGCCATCGCCAGCGCCGAGCGCGCCCTGGCTGACTGGGCGCAGACTCCGCCGCTGGTGCGAGCCCGGGTGCTGTTTCGCTTCAAGGAGTTGATGGAGCAGCACAGGGACGATCTGGCGCGGCTGATCAGTCGCGAGCACGGCAAGGTGTTCTCCGACGCCCAGGGCGAGCTGACTCGTGGCCTCGAGGTGGTGGAGTTTGCCTGCGGCATTCCCCACCTGCTCAAGGGGGAGCACTCCCTCAACGTGGGGCGCGGGGTCGACAGCCACTCCATGATGCAGCCGGTGGGTGTCTGCGCCGGCATCACCCCGTTCAACTTCCCGGCCATGGTGCCGCTGTGGATGTTCCCGGTGGCCATCGCCTGCGGCAACACCTTCATTCTCAAGCCCTCCGAGAAGGATCCCTCCCTCTCCCTGCGCATGGCCGAGCTGCTCAAGCAGGCCGGCCTGCCGGACGGGGTGCTCAACGTGGTCAACGGTGACAAGGAGGTGGTAGACGTGCTGCTGACCGACCCGCGGGTCGGTGCCGTGTCGTTTGTCGGCTCCACCCCCATCGCCCAGTACATCTATGCCACCGCCTCGGCCCACGGCAAGCGGGTGCAGGCGCTGGGCGGCGCCAAGAACCACATGCTGGTGATGCCGGATGCTGATCTCGAACTGGCGGTCTCCGCCCTGATGGGAGCGGCCTACGGTGCGGCCGGCGAGCGCTGCATGGCCATTTCGGTGGCCGTGGTGGTGGGGGACGAGACGGCCGATGCGCTGGTGGCCAGGTTGTCGCCGCTGGTGGCGGCGCTGCGGGTGGGCCCGGGGCTGGGCCAGAGCCCGGAGAACGAGATGGGGCCGCTCATCAGCCGCGAGCACCTGGCCAAGGTGCGCGGCTATGTGGATCAGGGGGTGGCCGAGGGAGCCGAGCTGGTGGTGGACGGTCGGGGCCTGAGCCACGGCGAGGGTTACTTCATCGGCGGCAGCCTGTTCGACCGGGTCGGCCCCGAGATGCGCATCTACCGGGAGGAGATCTTCGGCCCTGTGCTTGCCATCGTGCGGGCGCCAGACTACGAGACGGCGCTCAGGCTCATCAACGAACACGAGTACGGCAACGGCACCGCCATCTTCACCTGTGACGGCGACACCGCGCGGGACTTCACCGCCCGCGTGCAGGTCGGTATGGTAGGGGTGAACGTTCCCATCCCGGTGCCCATGGCGTTTCACAGCTTTGGTGGCTGGAAGCGGTCCATCTTCGGGCCGCTCAACATGCACGGGCCGGATGGGGTGCGCTTCTATACCCGGATGAAGACGGTGACTGCCCGCTGGCCCCAGAGCCTGCGGGCGGGCGCGGAGTTCTCCATGCCGACCATGAAGTAATCAACCATGCAGCAGCTAGCCCGGACATGGCCCGGTGGCAGGAATCCACCTTCGTTCGCCGCTATCACTGTGAAGGAGTAACAGATGCGACTGGGAATTCTCGATTGTGACCGGCTGGACCCCGACTTGGTGGGGGATTTCGGCCCCGTTTACTCCGAGATGTTTATCAAGGGCTTCCGGGCACTGGCCCCCGGGCTGGAGTTTCGGGTCTGGTCGGCGCTCGATGGCGAGCTGCCGGCCGATCTGCACGAGTGCGATGCCTGGCTCATCACCGGCTCGCGCCACGATGCCTACAGCGACATCCCCTGGATCCGGGCGCTGCGCGACTGGATCCGGCGCGCCCACGATGCCGACGTCAAGCTGGCCGGGGTCTGCTTCGGCCACCAGGTGATCGCCCAGGCGCTGGGGGGCGAGGTGATGAAATCCACCAAGGGCTGGGGGCTGGGGGTGTCGGTCCATCCCATGCTGGCGCGACAACCCTGGATGGAGCCTGGGCTCGAGACCATCCGGATCCTGGCCAGCCACCAGGATCAGGTGGAGCAGCTGCCGCCGGGGGCCACCCGGCTGGCGGGCAATGATTTTTGTCCCAATTTCATGTTTTTGCAGGGTGACCACATAGTGGCCATCCAGGGACATCCGGAATTCTCGGTGGAGTACAACCGGGCGCTGATCGAGCGGCGGCGGGATCTGCTGCCGGACGATCGTTACCAGCGCAGCCTCTCCTCGCTGGAGGGGGAGGTGGATTCGGCCACCATGATGCAGTGGTTGTTGCAATTTTTGGGCATCCTGCCCGGCGCCGACACGGCTGCCGGCGGGATCACAGCAGGAGAGCGAGCATGATTATTGGCGTACCCAAGGAAATCAAAAACCATGAATACCGGGTCGGCATGACTCCCGCCGGAGTGCAGGAGCTGACGGCCCGGGGACACAAGGTGCTGGTGCAGCAGCAGGGAGGCGAGGCGATCGGGCTGTCCGACGCCGAGTACCAGGCAGCCGGTGCCGAACTGGTGGCCAGCGCGGCGGAGATTTTCGCCCGGGCCGAGATGATAGTGAAGGTGAAGGAGCCCCAGCCGGAGGAGTGCGAACTGCTCAGGCCGGGTCAGCTGCTGTTCACCTACCTGCACCTGGCGCCGGACCCGGTGCAGACCCAGCTGCTGGTGCACTCGGGGGCGGTGGCCATCGCCTACGAGACGGTGACCGATGATCGCGGCGGCCTGCCGCTGCTGGCGCCCATGTCCGAGGTGGCGGGGCGGATGGCGATCCAGGCCGGTGCCCACAGCCTGGAGAAGGCGCAGGGAGGCAACGGCACCCTGCTGGGCGGGGTGCCCGCGGTGGCGCCCGCCAAGGTGGTGGTGCTGGGTGGCGGGGTGGTCGGCGTCAATTCGGCGCGCATGGCGCTGGGACTGGGGGCCGACGTCACCATCCTGGATCGCTCCCTGCCGCGGCTGCGGGAGCTGGACAGCCTGTACGGCCCGGCCCTCAAGACCCTCTACTCCACCCGCACCAACATAGAGGCGTGCATCGCCCAGGCCGATCTGGTGATCGGTGCCGTACTGATCCCGGGGGCGGCGGCGCCCAAGCTGCTGACCCGCGACATGCTCAAGCTGATGCGCAAGGGCTCGGTGCTGGTGGACGTGGCCATCGATCAGGGCGGCTGTTTCGAGACCTCCCACCCGACTACCCACGAGGAGCCCACCTACGTGGTGGACGGCATCATCCACTACTGCGTGGCCAACATGCCGGGCGGGGTGGCGCGCACCTCCACCTTCGCGCTGACCAACGCCACCCTGCCGTTCGTGCTGGCGCTGGCGGACAAGGGCTATGCCCGGGCGCTGCAGGACGATCGTCACCTGCGGGCCGGTCTGAACGTGTTCAAGGGCAAGATAACCCAGGCGGCGGTGGCGCAGGCACTCGGCTACGAGTACGTCAGCGCCGAGTCGGTACTGGGCTGACGCAGCCGTTGCGCGCCCGCTCGGCAAACGTCGAGCGGGCTCACAAACCCCGCGATTTCAGGGAGGGCCGCCACGGCCCTTTCTCATATACTGGGCTCCCCTGTCAGTGAGGTCTCTTCATGTCCCGCATTCTGCTGCTCGCCAATCTCAACTGTGATCACGTGCTCTCCCTCTCCGAACCCCTGGTGGCCGGTGCCCGCCTGCAATACCTGGATCAGGGTCGCCGGCTCGGCGGTGGCGCCGCCAACACCGGCATCGGGCTGGTGTGGGCCGGCCACGAGGTGACCATCGCCTCGCGCATCGGGCTGGACGAAACTGGCGACTGGCTGCTGGAGCAGGCGGCGGGCTACGGCCTGGATTGCAGCCATGTGGAGCGCTTTGGCGGCGAGACCGGCGAGCTGCTGATCCTGGTGGACTCCACCGGCGAGCGCACCATCCTCAGGCGGCCACGGCGCCCGGACCTGCCGGGTGATCTGCCGAGCGAGGGGGTGGACTGCCTCTACGTGAACTACCCGGGCACCGCCATCATCGGCTACATGCGCCAGATGCTCGGCAAGAGCTTCGTGGTGGCTCAGTATCCCAAGGGCGGCCAGGCGCGTCGCCCCTGCCACGTGCTGGTGGCTTCCCGCTCCGACCTCGGCGAAGTGGACGATCCCTGGCAGCACGCCCGCCAGATCGCCGGCGAGCAGCTGGCCTGGCTGGTGCTGACCGAAGGCAAGGCGGGGGCGGTGGCCATTCACGGCGAGGAGCAGATCCGGGTGGCGGCACGGCCGGTGTCGGTGGTGGACACCACGGGGGCGGGAGATGCCTTCGCCGGCGGCCTGATCCACGGGCTGGCGCGAGGCATGGCGATCCGGGATGCGCTGCA
Proteins encoded in this window:
- a CDS encoding aspartate aminotransferase family protein produces the protein MKPISDINTPSDMSAFWMPFTANQQFKAAPRILKSAEGMYYHSEDGRKILDGTAGLWCCNAGHGRREIAEAVSQQISHLDFAPTFQMGHPLPFELANRLVEIAPKGLGHVFYTNSGSESVDTALKIALAWQRARGQGTRTRLIGRERGYHGVGFGGISVGGIPGNRKWFGSLLGGVDHLPHTLNIAKNAFTKGLPEEDVALADELEKIVFLHDASNIAAVIVEPIAGSTGVLMPPKGYLKRLREICTKHGILLIFDEVITGFGRLGAPFAAQEFDVIPDMITCAKGLTNGAIPMGAVLVSNAIYDDMMAAGKGAIELFHGYTYSGHPVAAAAGLATLEIYRNENLLSRAADLAGYWEEAAHSLKGCKHVKDVRNYGLVAGIELESMPDAPGKRAYEVFVRCFEKGALIRVTGDIIALSPPLIIERSQIDDLFTLLQDALQAQD
- a CDS encoding PfkB family carbohydrate kinase; this encodes MSRILLLANLNCDHVLSLSEPLVAGARLQYLDQGRRLGGGAANTGIGLVWAGHEVTIASRIGLDETGDWLLEQAAGYGLDCSHVERFGGETGELLILVDSTGERTILRRPRRPDLPGDLPSEGVDCLYVNYPGTAIIGYMRQMLGKSFVVAQYPKGGQARRPCHVLVASRSDLGEVDDPWQHARQIAGEQLAWLVLTEGKAGAVAIHGEEQIRVAARPVSVVDTTGAGDAFAGGLIHGLARGMAIRDALQCAVDWGAFAVASESSIPSSALKNWLRQPH
- a CDS encoding CoA-acylating methylmalonate-semialdehyde dehydrogenase; translation: MTYRVSNFIDGETTESRSERFGAIFNPATGQQQGQVVLSTAAECQDAIASAERALADWAQTPPLVRARVLFRFKELMEQHRDDLARLISREHGKVFSDAQGELTRGLEVVEFACGIPHLLKGEHSLNVGRGVDSHSMMQPVGVCAGITPFNFPAMVPLWMFPVAIACGNTFILKPSEKDPSLSLRMAELLKQAGLPDGVLNVVNGDKEVVDVLLTDPRVGAVSFVGSTPIAQYIYATASAHGKRVQALGGAKNHMLVMPDADLELAVSALMGAAYGAAGERCMAISVAVVVGDETADALVARLSPLVAALRVGPGLGQSPENEMGPLISREHLAKVRGYVDQGVAEGAELVVDGRGLSHGEGYFIGGSLFDRVGPEMRIYREEIFGPVLAIVRAPDYETALRLINEHEYGNGTAIFTCDGDTARDFTARVQVGMVGVNVPIPVPMAFHSFGGWKRSIFGPLNMHGPDGVRFYTRMKTVTARWPQSLRAGAEFSMPTMK
- the ald gene encoding alanine dehydrogenase; its protein translation is MIIGVPKEIKNHEYRVGMTPAGVQELTARGHKVLVQQQGGEAIGLSDAEYQAAGAELVASAAEIFARAEMIVKVKEPQPEECELLRPGQLLFTYLHLAPDPVQTQLLVHSGAVAIAYETVTDDRGGLPLLAPMSEVAGRMAIQAGAHSLEKAQGGNGTLLGGVPAVAPAKVVVLGGGVVGVNSARMALGLGADVTILDRSLPRLRELDSLYGPALKTLYSTRTNIEACIAQADLVIGAVLIPGAAAPKLLTRDMLKLMRKGSVLVDVAIDQGGCFETSHPTTHEEPTYVVDGIIHYCVANMPGGVARTSTFALTNATLPFVLALADKGYARALQDDRHLRAGLNVFKGKITQAAVAQALGYEYVSAESVLG
- a CDS encoding glutamine amidotransferase-related protein — encoded protein: MRLGILDCDRLDPDLVGDFGPVYSEMFIKGFRALAPGLEFRVWSALDGELPADLHECDAWLITGSRHDAYSDIPWIRALRDWIRRAHDADVKLAGVCFGHQVIAQALGGEVMKSTKGWGLGVSVHPMLARQPWMEPGLETIRILASHQDQVEQLPPGATRLAGNDFCPNFMFLQGDHIVAIQGHPEFSVEYNRALIERRRDLLPDDRYQRSLSSLEGEVDSATMMQWLLQFLGILPGADTAAGGITAGERA